A window from Haloarchaeobius amylolyticus encodes these proteins:
- a CDS encoding universal stress protein: MYDRILVATDGSADANRAATHALEQAERHGAELHALFVVDTDRYAEPALSSTELDTTEIEDWGGEQLDEIVDRGEQLGLTVTTRCCHGKPYVEIINYADEVDADLIVLGYHGHSHTETEQIGSVTDRVVQNAGRPVLIAT; the protein is encoded by the coding sequence ATGTACGACAGGATTCTGGTCGCGACCGACGGCAGCGCCGACGCGAACCGCGCCGCGACACACGCGCTCGAACAGGCCGAACGACACGGTGCGGAGCTGCACGCGCTGTTCGTGGTCGACACCGACCGGTACGCCGAACCCGCACTGAGCAGCACCGAACTCGACACCACCGAGATCGAGGACTGGGGCGGTGAGCAACTCGACGAGATCGTCGACCGCGGTGAACAGCTCGGTCTCACCGTGACGACCCGGTGCTGTCACGGCAAGCCCTACGTCGAGATCATCAACTACGCCGACGAGGTCGACGCCGACCTCATCGTCCTCGGCTACCACGGACACTCCCACACCGAGACCGAACAGATCGGGAGCGTGACCGACCGCGTCGTCCAGAACGCGGGACGACCGGTACTGATCGCAACCTGA
- a CDS encoding cation:proton antiporter domain-containing protein has protein sequence MSAAVDLIQIVVTIMGLGVAAQVLADRLRIPSVVFLILSGVLVGPEGLGLITPSIFGDALQAIVGLAVAIIVFEGAFHLHLDRIRSAQRETIRLVTLGAVGSLVGTAVVVHYVLGTPWDLAFLIGSLLVATGPTVITPIMSVVPVRERVASTLETEGVVNDVTAAILAIVTFEYVLLESRGLPTLVWEFVLRFGLGLLVGAAVAGVLWYVLRHGRQAVENAPQNARLMVLVSSLAMYGIAEVLGARFGASEAGIAAVATGGFILGNTDIPYRDTIEQFKGDVSVLVISFVFITLASLLSLQDLLDLGLGGLVAVVAIAAIIRPAAVLLSTVGDRLTLRERLFVSALGPRGIIPASVATLFALELQPSPAATTLVGTVFLVIFVTVVFEGGLARHIAQVLDVIPMRVLIVGGGRVGKELADRLENRGEEVVIIEQDQAVVEDLRREGHTVHRGDGTDQQVLERAGIDNAKTVAIATKDDDVNLLVGQIARNTYGVEDVVARVNEPSNLDAFDDIDIEPISTSMSVAWSMDNVIERPRISQWMRELDEDGDVQEIEVTSDEHAGKSVSRLTEELPEGCHLALVSRDESDQLPHPSDRIEKGDHLTFIGRREAVRDAIDYCTT, from the coding sequence ATGAGTGCTGCAGTCGACCTCATCCAGATCGTCGTGACCATCATGGGCCTGGGCGTCGCCGCACAGGTCCTCGCGGACCGACTGCGGATTCCGAGCGTCGTCTTCCTCATCCTCTCTGGCGTCCTCGTCGGGCCGGAGGGGCTCGGCCTCATCACGCCCTCTATCTTCGGGGACGCGCTCCAGGCCATCGTCGGGCTGGCCGTGGCGATCATCGTGTTCGAGGGGGCGTTCCACCTGCACCTCGACCGTATCCGGTCCGCACAGCGCGAGACCATCCGGCTGGTCACCCTCGGTGCGGTCGGGTCGCTCGTCGGGACGGCCGTGGTCGTCCATTACGTCCTCGGGACGCCGTGGGACCTCGCGTTCCTCATCGGGTCGCTCCTCGTCGCGACCGGCCCGACCGTCATCACCCCCATCATGAGCGTCGTCCCCGTCCGCGAACGGGTCGCGTCGACGCTCGAGACGGAGGGCGTCGTCAACGACGTGACGGCGGCCATCCTCGCCATCGTCACGTTCGAGTACGTCCTGCTGGAGTCACGGGGGCTGCCGACGCTCGTCTGGGAGTTCGTCCTCCGGTTCGGCCTCGGACTGCTGGTCGGCGCCGCGGTCGCAGGGGTGCTGTGGTACGTCCTGCGACACGGGAGACAGGCGGTCGAGAACGCACCCCAGAACGCTCGCCTCATGGTCCTCGTCTCCTCGCTCGCGATGTACGGCATCGCGGAGGTCCTCGGCGCCCGGTTCGGCGCGTCGGAGGCTGGCATCGCGGCCGTCGCCACCGGCGGGTTCATCCTCGGCAACACGGACATCCCCTACCGGGACACCATCGAGCAGTTCAAGGGCGACGTCTCCGTCCTCGTCATCTCGTTCGTGTTCATCACGCTCGCGTCCCTGCTCTCGCTCCAGGACCTGCTCGACCTGGGTCTCGGCGGCCTCGTCGCCGTGGTCGCCATCGCGGCCATCATCCGCCCGGCTGCCGTACTCCTCAGCACCGTCGGCGACCGACTGACCCTCCGCGAACGACTGTTCGTCAGTGCGCTCGGGCCCCGCGGCATCATCCCTGCGAGCGTCGCGACGCTGTTCGCGCTCGAACTCCAGCCCTCGCCCGCGGCGACGACGCTGGTCGGTACGGTCTTCCTCGTCATCTTCGTGACCGTCGTGTTTGAAGGGGGGCTGGCCCGTCACATCGCACAGGTGCTCGACGTGATACCGATGCGTGTGCTCATCGTCGGCGGTGGACGAGTCGGGAAAGAACTGGCCGACCGGCTGGAGAATCGAGGCGAGGAGGTCGTCATCATCGAGCAGGACCAGGCGGTGGTCGAGGACCTGCGTCGAGAGGGGCACACGGTGCACCGTGGCGACGGAACCGACCAGCAGGTCCTGGAACGGGCCGGCATCGACAACGCGAAGACCGTCGCGATAGCCACGAAAGACGACGACGTGAACCTCCTCGTCGGGCAGATCGCGCGGAACACGTACGGCGTCGAGGACGTCGTCGCCCGGGTGAACGAGCCGTCGAACCTCGACGCGTTCGACGACATCGACATCGAGCCAATCTCCACGTCGATGTCCGTCGCATGGTCGATGGACAACGTCATCGAGCGACCCCGGATCTCCCAGTGGATGCGGGAACTCGACGAGGACGGCGACGTCCAGGAGATCGAGGTCACCTCCGACGAACACGCCGGGAAGTCCGTGTCCCGGTTGACGGAGGAACTACCCGAGGGCTGTCACCTGGCGCTGGTGAGCCGGGACGAATCCGACCAGCTCCCCCATCCGAGTGACCGCATCGAGAAGGGCGACCACCTCACGTTCATCGGCCGGCGGGAGGCAGTTCGTGACGCTATCGACTACTGTACCACCTGA
- a CDS encoding IclR family transcriptional regulator, with protein sequence MGDEANRPIKSLLTMEELVEVLDETGGARVTEVAEELDRPQSVVHDYLSTLRQLGYVVKEGSAYRLSLRFLELGSRERSRNPLYEIAKPEIERLADESSSELVSLVVEEDGQAVCLDAAWSSQSIQYNTFPGMHFHLHSSATGKAMLAHMPEDHVEEILDRHGMPERTPNTITDREELFDQFETIRERGLSYEREEYKLGMMSYAAPITDDEEDVLGAVSVSGPAHRMREDEVEAELTNKLLSAINIIELNYGAR encoded by the coding sequence ATGGGTGACGAGGCAAACCGGCCGATCAAATCGCTGTTGACCATGGAGGAGCTGGTCGAGGTCCTGGACGAGACGGGGGGTGCGCGGGTGACCGAGGTCGCCGAGGAACTCGACAGGCCACAGAGCGTGGTCCACGACTACCTCAGCACGCTCCGCCAGCTCGGCTACGTAGTCAAGGAGGGGTCGGCGTACCGGCTCAGCCTGCGCTTCCTCGAACTGGGGTCGAGAGAGCGGTCGCGGAACCCCCTCTACGAGATCGCGAAGCCCGAGATAGAACGCCTCGCGGACGAGTCGAGCAGCGAACTCGTCTCGCTCGTGGTCGAGGAGGACGGGCAGGCCGTCTGCCTCGACGCCGCCTGGAGCAGCCAGAGCATCCAGTACAACACCTTCCCGGGGATGCACTTCCACCTGCACTCCTCGGCCACGGGCAAGGCGATGCTCGCGCACATGCCCGAGGACCACGTCGAGGAGATACTCGACCGCCACGGGATGCCCGAGCGGACCCCGAACACCATCACCGACCGCGAGGAACTGTTCGACCAGTTCGAGACCATCCGGGAGCGCGGATTGAGCTACGAGCGCGAGGAGTACAAGCTCGGGATGATGTCCTACGCGGCCCCGATAACCGACGACGAGGAGGACGTCCTCGGTGCCGTCAGCGTCTCGGGACCGGCCCACCGGATGCGCGAGGACGAGGTCGAGGCGGAGCTGACGAACAAACTGCTCTCGGCCATCAACATCATCGAACTGAACTACGGCGCGCGCTGA
- a CDS encoding BCCT family transporter yields the protein MSTEPDSMFREFRDEIEPSVFWGGAILTVIAIAIIGMWPSAAAETLTEVNTWLWKNISWVYLGIMFICVAFCLWLLLGPWGKIKLGGEDEDPEYSFFAFFAMLFSAGLSTGLVFFGPAEALFHYASAPPFLGASAKSAGVMPGSIQYTLLHWGISPWSAYLIVGVTIAYFVHRRGAPIKPSTIFAPFVGVENLDSWWVKPLDMGIVVLSVGGVAVSLGFVVTQFLTGLTYNWGMQFGDLGILLVTTGLTIGFTISAALGVDKGIRRISHFNMALFTLLLFVAFVAGPTGFLMNLGTEAVGGYVNEFIEMSLYANVANGASWVGGWTVFYWAWWFSFAPMIGIFMARISRGRTIRQVVFAGLAGTSAASFPWFIVMGGSSLWVQHNGKADILGAVGEYGTEVAGFPLFEQIVPFGLGGVFSALYLLLVLTFLITTVDSTTLSLAMFTTGGDEDPSTLNRVTWGTLVGLLTSLLLIVGGLPALKDMIVLVGLPVAIICLLCFVGLTKELEEHHPVLLTERDTDSDESGTGTASPRRSPSDSAMLSED from the coding sequence ATGAGCACCGAACCAGACAGCATGTTCAGGGAGTTCAGGGACGAAATCGAACCGTCGGTCTTCTGGGGTGGGGCGATACTGACAGTCATCGCGATCGCCATCATCGGCATGTGGCCGTCAGCCGCCGCAGAGACCTTGACCGAGGTGAACACGTGGCTGTGGAAGAACATCAGCTGGGTGTACCTCGGCATCATGTTCATCTGCGTGGCGTTCTGCCTGTGGCTACTGCTCGGCCCGTGGGGGAAGATCAAACTCGGCGGCGAGGACGAGGACCCGGAGTACTCGTTCTTCGCGTTCTTCGCGATGCTGTTCTCCGCCGGGCTCTCGACCGGGCTGGTCTTCTTCGGCCCCGCAGAGGCGCTCTTCCACTACGCCTCGGCCCCGCCGTTCCTCGGCGCGAGTGCGAAGTCGGCCGGGGTGATGCCCGGGTCCATCCAGTACACCCTGCTGCACTGGGGTATCTCGCCGTGGTCGGCCTACCTCATCGTGGGCGTGACCATCGCGTACTTCGTGCACCGTCGGGGCGCACCCATCAAGCCCTCGACCATCTTCGCGCCCTTCGTCGGCGTCGAGAACCTCGACAGCTGGTGGGTCAAGCCGCTCGACATGGGCATCGTCGTCCTCTCGGTCGGTGGGGTCGCGGTCTCGCTCGGCTTCGTCGTGACCCAGTTCCTGACCGGGTTGACCTACAACTGGGGGATGCAGTTCGGTGACCTCGGCATCCTGCTGGTGACGACCGGGCTCACCATCGGGTTCACCATCTCCGCCGCACTCGGTGTGGACAAGGGCATCCGCCGCATCTCGCACTTCAACATGGCCCTGTTCACGCTCCTCCTGTTCGTCGCGTTCGTGGCCGGCCCGACCGGCTTCCTGATGAACCTCGGGACGGAGGCTGTCGGCGGCTACGTCAACGAGTTCATCGAGATGAGCCTCTACGCGAACGTGGCCAACGGCGCCTCCTGGGTCGGCGGCTGGACGGTCTTCTACTGGGCCTGGTGGTTCTCGTTCGCGCCGATGATCGGCATCTTCATGGCCCGCATCAGCCGCGGCCGCACCATCCGGCAGGTCGTCTTCGCCGGGCTCGCCGGTACCTCGGCCGCCTCGTTCCCGTGGTTCATCGTCATGGGGGGCTCCTCGCTGTGGGTCCAGCACAACGGCAAGGCCGACATCCTCGGCGCCGTCGGCGAGTACGGCACCGAGGTCGCCGGCTTCCCGCTGTTCGAGCAGATCGTCCCCTTCGGACTCGGCGGGGTCTTCTCCGCGCTCTACCTGCTGCTGGTGCTGACGTTCCTCATCACCACGGTCGACTCGACCACGCTCAGCCTCGCGATGTTCACCACCGGCGGTGACGAGGACCCCTCGACCCTGAACCGCGTCACCTGGGGGACCCTCGTCGGGCTGTTGACCTCCCTGCTGCTCATCGTGGGTGGCCTGCCGGCGCTCAAGGACATGATCGTCCTCGTCGGCCTGCCGGTGGCCATCATCTGCCTGCTGTGCTTCGTCGGCCTGACGAAGGAACTCGAGGAACACCATCCGGTGTTGCTCACGGAGCGCGACACGGACAGCGACGAGAGTGGGACTGGCACCGCCAGCCCGCGCCGCAGTCCCTCGGACTCGGCGATGCTCTCCGAAGATTAG
- a CDS encoding MFS transporter — translation MRDVISGYAGRQLSLHALGLVVTLSGVLVVAPLLPSIIETFDISPATAGVSISVLWATNALVQYPGGRYADHLPSTVVLLLSQVLLVAGFLSLAVSNTFPQFVLGLALVGAGYGTFEPAGMVLLGDLFDEQRGRAFGIRDAAVNLGSTLSAGLAAVVLTFTTWRAAFLPIALLLCVVMAVLHRINRQALTVSTVDLELRKTARRLVRTPQSGVLIAVTALTLFAWQGTASFLPTFLHLEKGFSEFWATIGFAGLFLVGTVTTPVAGALGDRWSHLHVAAATTALSVVGLSTLVATDTRILVVVGLAVFAVGLTTFWPVIYVHIVGQLAGDTVGGDLGALRTAYFALGSLGPSYVGFVATEFDYSVAFASLIGCFLLTGVAVGWLALR, via the coding sequence ATGAGAGACGTCATCTCGGGGTACGCCGGCCGCCAGCTATCGCTCCACGCACTCGGCCTCGTCGTCACCCTCTCCGGTGTGCTCGTCGTCGCGCCGTTGTTGCCGTCCATCATCGAGACGTTCGACATCTCGCCTGCGACCGCGGGCGTCTCCATCTCCGTCCTGTGGGCGACCAACGCGCTGGTCCAGTATCCGGGCGGCCGGTACGCCGACCACCTGCCCTCGACCGTCGTCCTCCTCCTGAGTCAGGTGCTCCTCGTCGCGGGGTTCCTCTCGCTGGCCGTCTCGAACACGTTCCCGCAGTTCGTCCTGGGCTTGGCCCTCGTCGGCGCGGGGTACGGCACCTTCGAGCCCGCGGGGATGGTCCTCCTCGGCGACCTCTTCGACGAGCAGCGCGGGCGCGCCTTCGGCATCAGGGACGCTGCCGTCAACCTCGGGAGCACCCTCTCTGCCGGACTCGCAGCCGTCGTGCTCACCTTCACCACCTGGCGGGCCGCGTTCCTCCCCATCGCGCTGTTGCTGTGTGTCGTGATGGCCGTCCTTCACCGAATCAACCGCCAGGCCCTCACCGTCTCGACGGTGGACCTCGAACTGCGGAAAACGGCGAGGCGCCTCGTCAGGACTCCCCAGTCCGGCGTACTCATCGCGGTCACCGCCCTGACGCTGTTCGCCTGGCAGGGGACCGCGAGCTTCCTCCCGACGTTCCTCCACCTCGAGAAGGGCTTCTCGGAGTTCTGGGCGACCATCGGGTTCGCCGGGCTCTTCCTCGTCGGCACGGTGACGACGCCCGTCGCTGGCGCACTCGGCGACCGCTGGTCGCATCTGCACGTCGCGGCAGCCACCACCGCCCTCAGTGTGGTCGGGCTCAGTACGCTCGTGGCCACCGACACCCGAATCCTGGTCGTCGTCGGCCTCGCCGTCTTCGCGGTCGGGCTCACCACGTTCTGGCCCGTCATCTACGTCCACATCGTGGGCCAGCTGGCCGGCGACACGGTCGGCGGCGACCTCGGCGCCCTCCGGACGGCGTACTTCGCGCTCGGTAGCCTCGGGCCGTCGTACGTCGGCTTCGTCGCGACCGAGTTCGATTACTCCGTCGCGTTCGCGAGCCTCATCGGCTGTTTCCTGCTGACCGGTGTGGCAGTGGGCTGGCTGGCACTCAGGTAG
- a CDS encoding EamA family transporter, translating to MSKATVLFAGAAMVLYAGWAFFAKLATRTVPAEQAVVYTYVAGLVAVGGYILLDSGGSVTVTTDGFWLAAVSGLCLGLGTLAYYTALTDGSVGIATSISGMYLLFATLLGVVFLNESLGKANIAGIGFAVVAVVLLAQ from the coding sequence ATGTCGAAAGCGACAGTACTCTTCGCAGGCGCAGCCATGGTACTCTACGCGGGGTGGGCGTTCTTCGCGAAACTCGCCACGCGAACGGTCCCGGCAGAACAGGCAGTGGTCTACACCTACGTCGCGGGGCTGGTCGCCGTCGGCGGCTACATCCTGCTCGACTCCGGCGGGTCGGTCACGGTCACCACCGACGGCTTCTGGCTCGCGGCGGTCAGCGGCCTGTGTCTGGGCCTCGGGACGCTCGCGTACTACACCGCCCTGACCGACGGGTCGGTCGGTATCGCCACCAGCATCAGTGGGATGTACCTCCTGTTCGCGACCCTCCTCGGGGTCGTCTTCCTGAACGAGTCGCTCGGGAAGGCCAACATCGCGGGCATCGGGTTCGCGGTCGTGGCGGTGGTCCTCCTCGCGCAGTGA
- a CDS encoding phosphopantetheine adenylyltransferase — MSQSDRIAMLGGTFTPIHNGHRALLHKAFQTASHDGPGDGRVIVGLAATSLAKQTRSDPEHVAMLGSFEDRRADLDAELDRMDDAYSARYEIIRLEDAHGPATSREDLDAIVVSPEAKAQRRAYELNQERLDAGLRPVEIHTPPFVTAEDGSRISSTRIRNGEIDEHGRLLE; from the coding sequence ATGAGCCAGTCAGACCGGATCGCGATGCTCGGTGGGACCTTCACCCCGATCCACAACGGGCATCGTGCCCTCCTGCACAAGGCGTTCCAGACGGCGAGCCACGACGGCCCGGGTGACGGCCGAGTCATCGTCGGACTCGCCGCCACGTCCCTCGCGAAGCAGACACGGAGCGACCCGGAACACGTCGCGATGCTCGGGTCGTTCGAGGACCGCCGGGCGGACCTCGATGCCGAGCTCGACCGCATGGACGACGCCTACAGCGCACGCTACGAGATCATTCGACTGGAGGACGCCCACGGCCCGGCGACGAGCCGCGAGGACCTCGACGCAATCGTCGTCTCACCGGAGGCGAAGGCACAGCGGCGGGCGTACGAACTGAACCAGGAACGGCTGGATGCTGGCCTGCGACCGGTCGAGATACACACGCCACCCTTCGTCACGGCCGAAGACGGGTCGCGGATCAGCAGCACGCGGATCCGGAACGGTGAGATCGATGAACACGGGCGTCTCCTCGAGTGA
- a CDS encoding amidohydrolase family protein, whose protein sequence is MTTPHQRVGEQSDAEAELSLIDCDIHQRWKDDEEIIKYLPEQYQRDGIVTPTLLYRNPGGFLRQDEKPEDGGKPGSDLEKIAEDHLDEYDIDYAILTGNSWLNLGAVPNRQYAAALADAYNQWLIEECLTVDDRFIGSIYAAPKAPEASAEQIREYGDHPQVKQVLMPGGSEDPYGRPRYWPIYEAAEEMDLAVAVHPFSEGHGVANPPTGAGHPNSYIEWHTLLGAYYMGQLASLVTEGVFVEYPDLRFAFIEGGYGWLPHFMWRLDKNWKGLRSQVPWLEKKPSKYIRENVWFASQPIEEPEKPEHHNQILEMMHADEVLIFASDYPHWDGDDPTWGLPPMDDDMERAIKYENAAELYKLPVEQGED, encoded by the coding sequence ATGACAACGCCTCACCAGCGCGTGGGCGAGCAGTCGGACGCCGAGGCCGAGCTCTCGCTCATCGACTGCGACATCCACCAGCGGTGGAAGGACGACGAGGAGATCATCAAGTACCTCCCGGAGCAGTACCAGCGCGACGGTATCGTGACGCCGACCCTGCTCTATCGCAACCCGGGTGGGTTCCTCCGGCAGGACGAGAAACCCGAGGACGGGGGCAAACCGGGATCCGACCTCGAGAAGATCGCCGAGGACCACCTCGACGAGTACGACATCGACTACGCCATCCTCACCGGCAACTCCTGGCTCAACCTGGGCGCCGTCCCGAACCGGCAGTACGCCGCGGCGCTGGCCGACGCCTACAACCAGTGGCTCATCGAGGAGTGCCTCACGGTCGACGACCGGTTCATCGGCTCCATCTACGCGGCGCCGAAAGCCCCCGAGGCCTCCGCGGAGCAGATTCGCGAGTACGGCGACCATCCGCAGGTCAAGCAGGTCCTCATGCCGGGCGGCTCCGAGGACCCCTACGGTCGCCCGCGCTACTGGCCCATCTACGAGGCGGCCGAGGAGATGGACCTCGCGGTCGCCGTCCACCCCTTCTCGGAGGGCCACGGCGTCGCCAACCCGCCGACCGGGGCGGGCCATCCGAACAGCTACATCGAGTGGCACACGCTCCTCGGCGCCTACTACATGGGCCAGCTCGCGAGCCTCGTCACCGAGGGCGTGTTCGTCGAGTACCCCGACCTGCGCTTTGCCTTCATCGAGGGCGGCTACGGCTGGCTCCCGCACTTCATGTGGCGCCTCGACAAGAACTGGAAGGGCCTGCGCTCGCAGGTGCCGTGGCTGGAGAAGAAGCCCAGCAAGTACATCCGCGAGAACGTCTGGTTCGCCAGCCAGCCCATCGAGGAGCCCGAGAAGCCCGAGCACCACAACCAGATCCTGGAGATGATGCACGCCGACGAGGTCCTCATCTTCGCCAGCGACTACCCCCACTGGGACGGCGACGACCCGACCTGGGGGCTCCCACCGATGGACGACGACATGGAACGTGCCATCAAGTACGAGAACGCGGCCGAACTGTACAAGCTCCCGGTCGAGCAGGGTGAGGACTGA
- a CDS encoding Rieske (2Fe-2S) protein, translating into MEKRFEVCPADDIGQGERLITELDGFSIGIFNVDGEYFALKNDCPHQRAPLCEGPVTGTTTSDKAGEFEYERPGEIVRCPWHGWEFDIKSGESIFNPHKVKAKSFEATVEEPEDVATDGSGCDGCSVELEGDEPPVETYDVEVEQETVVVYL; encoded by the coding sequence ATGGAGAAGCGCTTCGAGGTGTGCCCGGCCGACGACATCGGGCAGGGCGAGCGTCTCATCACGGAACTCGACGGCTTCTCCATCGGCATCTTCAACGTCGACGGCGAGTACTTCGCGCTCAAGAACGACTGCCCGCACCAGCGCGCCCCGCTCTGTGAGGGCCCGGTCACGGGCACGACGACCTCGGACAAGGCTGGCGAGTTCGAGTACGAGCGCCCGGGCGAGATCGTCCGGTGCCCGTGGCACGGGTGGGAGTTCGACATCAAGTCGGGCGAGTCCATCTTCAACCCGCACAAGGTGAAGGCGAAGTCGTTCGAGGCGACGGTCGAGGAGCCGGAGGACGTAGCGACCGACGGCAGCGGCTGTGACGGCTGCTCCGTCGAACTGGAGGGAGACGAACCACCGGTCGAGACCTACGACGTGGAGGTCGAACAGGAGACCGTCGTGGTGTACCTCTAA
- a CDS encoding TVP38/TMEM64 family protein — protein MSESMTGPLERARSRLGDTKVFSSPRSRRRFLLHALVVAVLFVAATILVQRYLSFLTEPEALREFIRGYGILAPVVLVLLQAVQVVAAPVPGQVLAIVAGYLFGVWWGTLYNMLGVTIGSAVAFWLSRRFGRGYVETIVDDDALAWFDAVSDEYARPTLFLLFLVPGLPDDVICFAGGLTKVPLWQLVVIAVVGRAPAFFLVNVFGYLLGTRHFGAAFVVALVLVIASLFGYLYRERLLRLFGGE, from the coding sequence ATGTCCGAATCCATGACCGGCCCCCTCGAACGAGCACGGTCCCGGCTCGGCGACACGAAGGTGTTCAGCTCTCCCCGGAGCCGTCGCCGGTTCCTCCTCCACGCCCTCGTGGTCGCAGTGCTCTTCGTCGCCGCGACCATCCTCGTCCAGCGCTATCTCTCGTTCCTGACTGAGCCCGAGGCGTTACGCGAGTTCATCCGCGGTTACGGTATCCTCGCACCGGTCGTCCTCGTGTTGCTGCAGGCGGTGCAGGTGGTCGCTGCGCCCGTGCCCGGCCAGGTGCTGGCCATCGTCGCGGGCTACCTCTTCGGCGTCTGGTGGGGGACGCTCTACAACATGCTCGGTGTCACCATCGGGAGTGCGGTCGCGTTCTGGCTGTCGCGTCGGTTCGGGCGTGGGTACGTCGAAACCATCGTCGACGACGACGCCCTCGCGTGGTTCGACGCCGTCAGTGACGAGTACGCCCGCCCCACGCTCTTCCTGCTGTTCCTCGTCCCGGGGCTGCCCGACGACGTCATCTGCTTCGCCGGGGGGCTCACGAAGGTCCCCCTCTGGCAACTGGTCGTCATCGCCGTGGTCGGTCGGGCACCGGCGTTCTTCCTCGTCAACGTCTTCGGGTACCTGCTGGGGACGCGGCACTTCGGCGCCGCGTTCGTGGTCGCGCTCGTCCTGGTAATCGCGAGTCTGTTCGGGTACCTGTACCGGGAGAGACTCCTCCGGCTCTTCGGCGGCGAGTAA
- a CDS encoding universal stress protein, whose product MVVLAAIDDSERASRVADEAAKLAAAFDDELHLVHVFNRSRLVDVLEVTLDDEDPAENYEVQQEADRIAAAATADVEYPAETVVRVGDPVTNVVEYAESVDARYIVIGGRKRTPTGKALFGSVTQKVMLNADRPVVNAPGQN is encoded by the coding sequence ATGGTGGTCCTGGCAGCCATCGACGATTCCGAGAGAGCATCGCGCGTCGCCGACGAAGCCGCGAAACTCGCGGCCGCGTTCGACGACGAACTCCACCTCGTCCACGTGTTCAACCGGTCCAGACTCGTCGACGTCCTGGAGGTCACCCTCGACGACGAGGACCCGGCCGAGAACTACGAGGTCCAGCAGGAGGCAGACCGCATCGCGGCCGCCGCCACCGCCGACGTGGAGTACCCGGCGGAGACGGTCGTGCGGGTCGGTGACCCCGTCACGAACGTCGTCGAGTACGCCGAATCGGTCGACGCCCGGTACATCGTCATCGGGGGCCGCAAGCGCACCCCGACGGGCAAGGCGCTGTTCGGCAGCGTCACGCAGAAGGTCATGTTGAACGCCGACCGACCGGTGGTCAACGCCCCGGGCCAGAACTAG